The proteins below come from a single Notamacropus eugenii isolate mMacEug1 chromosome 7, mMacEug1.pri_v2, whole genome shotgun sequence genomic window:
- the LPCAT4 gene encoding lysophospholipid acyltransferase LPCAT4 isoform X4 has protein sequence MLTVCHSGVLGLSRLLFFLLGFLRIRVRGHRASCLEAPVLVAAPHSTFFDPIVLLPCDLPKVVSRAENLSVPVIGALLRFNQAILVSRHDPASRRKVVEEVRRRATSKGKWPQVLFFPEGTCSNKKALLKFKPGAFIAGVPVQPVLIRYPNSLDTTSWAWRGPGVLKVLWLTASQPCSIVDVEFLPVYQPSPEESSNPTLYANNVQRVMAQALGIPATECEFVGNLPVTVVGQLKVALEPQLWELGKVLRKAGLSPGCMDAGAEPGRSRMVSKEEFAKQLQLSDSHTVAGAFDYFQQDSSGSVDFRDVALALAALDGGRSLEELTRLAFELFAEEEPEGSGRLLYKDGFGTILHLLLGSPRASTATLHAELCQSTPTQGLSLCQFQNFSLHDPLYGRLFSTYLRPPYTLRANPQAPQAISHSIPTPTSNGTVNTSKPKNE, from the exons atgcT GACAGTCTGTCACAGTGGGGTACTAGGCCTGAGTCGGCTACTCTTTTTCCTCCTGGGCTTCCTCCGCATCCGGGTTCGAGGTCATCGGGCCTCATGCCTAGAGGCCCCGGTCCTGGTTGCTGCTCCCCATTCGACCTTCTTTGACCCCATTGTCCTGTTGCCCTGTGACCTCCCTAAGGTTGTATCCCGAGCTGAGAACCTCTCTGTACCAGTCATTGGAG CACTTCTCCGTTTCAACCAAGCCATCCTAGTGTCCCGGCATGACCCTGCTTCTCGAAGAAAGGTAGTGGAAGAGGTTCGAAGGCGGGCAACCTCAAAAGGCAAGTGGCCTCAG GTGCTGTTTTTTCCTGAGGGCACCTGTTCCAACAAGAAAGCCTTGCTCAAATTCAAACCAG GAGCTTTCATCGCAGGGGTGCCTGTGCAGCCTGTCCTCATCCGATACCCCAACAGCCTG GATACTACAAGCTGGGCATGGAGAGGCCCTGGAGT GCTCAAAGTTCTCTGGCTTACAGCCTCCCAGCCTTGTAGCATTGTGGATGTGGAG TTCCTCCCAGTATATCAGCCAAGTCCCGAAGAGAGCAGCAACCCCACTCTCTATGCCAACAATGTCCAGAGGGTCATGGCACA GGCCTTGGGAATTCCTGCCACAGAGTGTGAATTTGTGGGGAACCTGCCCGTGACTGTGGTTGGTCAGCTAAAGGTGGCATTGGAACCCCAGCTGTGGGAGCTGGGAAAAGTGCTTCGAAAGGCTGG TTTGTCCCCTGGTTGTATGGATGCCGGAGCAGAGCCAGGCCGGAGTCGCATGGTCAGCAAAGAAGAGTTTGCCAAACAACTGCAGCTCTCTGATTCTCACACGGTGGCCGGCGCCTTCGACTACTTCCAacag GATTCCAGTGGTTCAGTGGATTTCCGAGATGTGGCTCTTGCCCTGGCAGCCCTAGATGGGGGCAGGAGCCTTGAAGAACTGACTCGTCTAGCCTTTGAG CTCTTTGCTGAAGAGGAACCAGAAGGATCAGGCCGTTTGTTGTACAAAGATGGCTTTGGCACCATCCTGCACCTGCTGCTGGGCTCACCCCGAGCTTCGACTGCCACTCTGCATGCTGAGCTGTGCCAGTCCACACCTACCCAAGGCCTCTCCCTCT GCCAGTTCCAGAACTTTTCCCTGCACGACCCACTCTATGGAAGACTCTTCAGCACCTACCTACGTCCCCCATATACCCTTCGGGCCAACCCCCAAGCTCCACAGGCCATATCTCACAGCATCCCTACCCCAACGTCCAATGGGACTGTGAACACCTCCAAGCCGAAAAACGAGTGA
- the LPCAT4 gene encoding lysophospholipid acyltransferase LPCAT4 isoform X3, producing MLTVCHSGVLGLSRLLFFLLGFLRIRVRGHRASCLEAPVLVAAPHSTFFDPIVLLPCDLPKVVSRAENLSVPVIGALLRFNQAILVSRHDPASRRKVVEEVRRRATSKGKWPQVLFFPEGTCSNKKALLKFKPGAFIAGVPVQPVLIRYPNSLDTTSWAWRGPGVLKVLWLTASQPCSIVDVEFLPVYQPSPEESSNPTLYANNVQRVMAQALGIPATECEFVGNLPVTVVGQLKVALEPQLWELGKVLRKAGLKHFHSSLSPGCMDAGAEPGRSRMVSKEEFAKQLQLSDSHTVAGAFDYFQQDSSGSVDFRDVALALAALDGGRSLEELTRLAFELFAEEEPEGSGRLLYKDGFGTILHLLLGSPRASTATLHAELCQSTPTQGLSLCQFQNFSLHDPLYGRLFSTYLRPPYTLRANPQAPQAISHSIPTPTSNGTVNTSKPKNE from the exons atgcT GACAGTCTGTCACAGTGGGGTACTAGGCCTGAGTCGGCTACTCTTTTTCCTCCTGGGCTTCCTCCGCATCCGGGTTCGAGGTCATCGGGCCTCATGCCTAGAGGCCCCGGTCCTGGTTGCTGCTCCCCATTCGACCTTCTTTGACCCCATTGTCCTGTTGCCCTGTGACCTCCCTAAGGTTGTATCCCGAGCTGAGAACCTCTCTGTACCAGTCATTGGAG CACTTCTCCGTTTCAACCAAGCCATCCTAGTGTCCCGGCATGACCCTGCTTCTCGAAGAAAGGTAGTGGAAGAGGTTCGAAGGCGGGCAACCTCAAAAGGCAAGTGGCCTCAG GTGCTGTTTTTTCCTGAGGGCACCTGTTCCAACAAGAAAGCCTTGCTCAAATTCAAACCAG GAGCTTTCATCGCAGGGGTGCCTGTGCAGCCTGTCCTCATCCGATACCCCAACAGCCTG GATACTACAAGCTGGGCATGGAGAGGCCCTGGAGT GCTCAAAGTTCTCTGGCTTACAGCCTCCCAGCCTTGTAGCATTGTGGATGTGGAG TTCCTCCCAGTATATCAGCCAAGTCCCGAAGAGAGCAGCAACCCCACTCTCTATGCCAACAATGTCCAGAGGGTCATGGCACA GGCCTTGGGAATTCCTGCCACAGAGTGTGAATTTGTGGGGAACCTGCCCGTGACTGTGGTTGGTCAGCTAAAGGTGGCATTGGAACCCCAGCTGTGGGAGCTGGGAAAAGTGCTTCGAAAGGCTGG CCTGAAGCACTTCCATTCTAGTTTGTCCCCTGGTTGTATGGATGCCGGAGCAGAGCCAGGCCGGAGTCGCATGGTCAGCAAAGAAGAGTTTGCCAAACAACTGCAGCTCTCTGATTCTCACACGGTGGCCGGCGCCTTCGACTACTTCCAacag GATTCCAGTGGTTCAGTGGATTTCCGAGATGTGGCTCTTGCCCTGGCAGCCCTAGATGGGGGCAGGAGCCTTGAAGAACTGACTCGTCTAGCCTTTGAG CTCTTTGCTGAAGAGGAACCAGAAGGATCAGGCCGTTTGTTGTACAAAGATGGCTTTGGCACCATCCTGCACCTGCTGCTGGGCTCACCCCGAGCTTCGACTGCCACTCTGCATGCTGAGCTGTGCCAGTCCACACCTACCCAAGGCCTCTCCCTCT GCCAGTTCCAGAACTTTTCCCTGCACGACCCACTCTATGGAAGACTCTTCAGCACCTACCTACGTCCCCCATATACCCTTCGGGCCAACCCCCAAGCTCCACAGGCCATATCTCACAGCATCCCTACCCCAACGTCCAATGGGACTGTGAACACCTCCAAGCCGAAAAACGAGTGA
- the LPCAT4 gene encoding lysophospholipid acyltransferase LPCAT4 isoform X2 has protein sequence MSQGSPGDWVPLDPAPGPPPPPNPFVHELHLSRLQRVKFCLLGALLAPIRVLLAFLVLFLLWPFAWLQVAGLSEEQLQEPITGWRKTVCHSGVLGLSRLLFFLLGFLRIRVRGHRASCLEAPVLVAAPHSTFFDPIVLLPCDLPKVVSRAENLSVPVIGALLRFNQAILVSRHDPASRRKVVEEVRRRATSKGKWPQVLFFPEGTCSNKKALLKFKPGAFIAGVPVQPVLIRYPNSLDTTSWAWRGPGVLKVLWLTASQPCSIVDVEFLPVYQPSPEESSNPTLYANNVQRVMAQALGIPATECEFVGNLPVTVVGQLKVALEPQLWELGKVLRKAGLSPGCMDAGAEPGRSRMVSKEEFAKQLQLSDSHTVAGAFDYFQQDSSGSVDFRDVALALAALDGGRSLEELTRLAFELFAEEEPEGSGRLLYKDGFGTILHLLLGSPRASTATLHAELCQSTPTQGLSLCQFQNFSLHDPLYGRLFSTYLRPPYTLRANPQAPQAISHSIPTPTSNGTVNTSKPKNE, from the exons ATGAGCCAGGGCAGCCCGGGGGACTGGGTTCCCCTTGACCCTGCCCCCGGGCCCCCCCCACCACCCAATCCCTTCGTGCACGAGCTGCACCTCTCCCGCCTTCAGAGGGTCAAG TTCTGCCTGCTGGGGGCACTGCTGGCCCCCATCCGAGTGCTCCTGGCCTTCcttgtcctctttctcctttggCCCTTTGCCTGGCTCCAAGTGGCCGGTCTCTCCGAGGAGCAGCTGCAGGAGCCAATCACAGGATGGAGGAA GACAGTCTGTCACAGTGGGGTACTAGGCCTGAGTCGGCTACTCTTTTTCCTCCTGGGCTTCCTCCGCATCCGGGTTCGAGGTCATCGGGCCTCATGCCTAGAGGCCCCGGTCCTGGTTGCTGCTCCCCATTCGACCTTCTTTGACCCCATTGTCCTGTTGCCCTGTGACCTCCCTAAGGTTGTATCCCGAGCTGAGAACCTCTCTGTACCAGTCATTGGAG CACTTCTCCGTTTCAACCAAGCCATCCTAGTGTCCCGGCATGACCCTGCTTCTCGAAGAAAGGTAGTGGAAGAGGTTCGAAGGCGGGCAACCTCAAAAGGCAAGTGGCCTCAG GTGCTGTTTTTTCCTGAGGGCACCTGTTCCAACAAGAAAGCCTTGCTCAAATTCAAACCAG GAGCTTTCATCGCAGGGGTGCCTGTGCAGCCTGTCCTCATCCGATACCCCAACAGCCTG GATACTACAAGCTGGGCATGGAGAGGCCCTGGAGT GCTCAAAGTTCTCTGGCTTACAGCCTCCCAGCCTTGTAGCATTGTGGATGTGGAG TTCCTCCCAGTATATCAGCCAAGTCCCGAAGAGAGCAGCAACCCCACTCTCTATGCCAACAATGTCCAGAGGGTCATGGCACA GGCCTTGGGAATTCCTGCCACAGAGTGTGAATTTGTGGGGAACCTGCCCGTGACTGTGGTTGGTCAGCTAAAGGTGGCATTGGAACCCCAGCTGTGGGAGCTGGGAAAAGTGCTTCGAAAGGCTGG TTTGTCCCCTGGTTGTATGGATGCCGGAGCAGAGCCAGGCCGGAGTCGCATGGTCAGCAAAGAAGAGTTTGCCAAACAACTGCAGCTCTCTGATTCTCACACGGTGGCCGGCGCCTTCGACTACTTCCAacag GATTCCAGTGGTTCAGTGGATTTCCGAGATGTGGCTCTTGCCCTGGCAGCCCTAGATGGGGGCAGGAGCCTTGAAGAACTGACTCGTCTAGCCTTTGAG CTCTTTGCTGAAGAGGAACCAGAAGGATCAGGCCGTTTGTTGTACAAAGATGGCTTTGGCACCATCCTGCACCTGCTGCTGGGCTCACCCCGAGCTTCGACTGCCACTCTGCATGCTGAGCTGTGCCAGTCCACACCTACCCAAGGCCTCTCCCTCT GCCAGTTCCAGAACTTTTCCCTGCACGACCCACTCTATGGAAGACTCTTCAGCACCTACCTACGTCCCCCATATACCCTTCGGGCCAACCCCCAAGCTCCACAGGCCATATCTCACAGCATCCCTACCCCAACGTCCAATGGGACTGTGAACACCTCCAAGCCGAAAAACGAGTGA
- the LPCAT4 gene encoding lysophospholipid acyltransferase LPCAT4 isoform X1 has translation MSQGSPGDWVPLDPAPGPPPPPNPFVHELHLSRLQRVKFCLLGALLAPIRVLLAFLVLFLLWPFAWLQVAGLSEEQLQEPITGWRKTVCHSGVLGLSRLLFFLLGFLRIRVRGHRASCLEAPVLVAAPHSTFFDPIVLLPCDLPKVVSRAENLSVPVIGALLRFNQAILVSRHDPASRRKVVEEVRRRATSKGKWPQVLFFPEGTCSNKKALLKFKPGAFIAGVPVQPVLIRYPNSLDTTSWAWRGPGVLKVLWLTASQPCSIVDVEFLPVYQPSPEESSNPTLYANNVQRVMAQALGIPATECEFVGNLPVTVVGQLKVALEPQLWELGKVLRKAGLKHFHSSLSPGCMDAGAEPGRSRMVSKEEFAKQLQLSDSHTVAGAFDYFQQDSSGSVDFRDVALALAALDGGRSLEELTRLAFELFAEEEPEGSGRLLYKDGFGTILHLLLGSPRASTATLHAELCQSTPTQGLSLCQFQNFSLHDPLYGRLFSTYLRPPYTLRANPQAPQAISHSIPTPTSNGTVNTSKPKNE, from the exons ATGAGCCAGGGCAGCCCGGGGGACTGGGTTCCCCTTGACCCTGCCCCCGGGCCCCCCCCACCACCCAATCCCTTCGTGCACGAGCTGCACCTCTCCCGCCTTCAGAGGGTCAAG TTCTGCCTGCTGGGGGCACTGCTGGCCCCCATCCGAGTGCTCCTGGCCTTCcttgtcctctttctcctttggCCCTTTGCCTGGCTCCAAGTGGCCGGTCTCTCCGAGGAGCAGCTGCAGGAGCCAATCACAGGATGGAGGAA GACAGTCTGTCACAGTGGGGTACTAGGCCTGAGTCGGCTACTCTTTTTCCTCCTGGGCTTCCTCCGCATCCGGGTTCGAGGTCATCGGGCCTCATGCCTAGAGGCCCCGGTCCTGGTTGCTGCTCCCCATTCGACCTTCTTTGACCCCATTGTCCTGTTGCCCTGTGACCTCCCTAAGGTTGTATCCCGAGCTGAGAACCTCTCTGTACCAGTCATTGGAG CACTTCTCCGTTTCAACCAAGCCATCCTAGTGTCCCGGCATGACCCTGCTTCTCGAAGAAAGGTAGTGGAAGAGGTTCGAAGGCGGGCAACCTCAAAAGGCAAGTGGCCTCAG GTGCTGTTTTTTCCTGAGGGCACCTGTTCCAACAAGAAAGCCTTGCTCAAATTCAAACCAG GAGCTTTCATCGCAGGGGTGCCTGTGCAGCCTGTCCTCATCCGATACCCCAACAGCCTG GATACTACAAGCTGGGCATGGAGAGGCCCTGGAGT GCTCAAAGTTCTCTGGCTTACAGCCTCCCAGCCTTGTAGCATTGTGGATGTGGAG TTCCTCCCAGTATATCAGCCAAGTCCCGAAGAGAGCAGCAACCCCACTCTCTATGCCAACAATGTCCAGAGGGTCATGGCACA GGCCTTGGGAATTCCTGCCACAGAGTGTGAATTTGTGGGGAACCTGCCCGTGACTGTGGTTGGTCAGCTAAAGGTGGCATTGGAACCCCAGCTGTGGGAGCTGGGAAAAGTGCTTCGAAAGGCTGG CCTGAAGCACTTCCATTCTAGTTTGTCCCCTGGTTGTATGGATGCCGGAGCAGAGCCAGGCCGGAGTCGCATGGTCAGCAAAGAAGAGTTTGCCAAACAACTGCAGCTCTCTGATTCTCACACGGTGGCCGGCGCCTTCGACTACTTCCAacag GATTCCAGTGGTTCAGTGGATTTCCGAGATGTGGCTCTTGCCCTGGCAGCCCTAGATGGGGGCAGGAGCCTTGAAGAACTGACTCGTCTAGCCTTTGAG CTCTTTGCTGAAGAGGAACCAGAAGGATCAGGCCGTTTGTTGTACAAAGATGGCTTTGGCACCATCCTGCACCTGCTGCTGGGCTCACCCCGAGCTTCGACTGCCACTCTGCATGCTGAGCTGTGCCAGTCCACACCTACCCAAGGCCTCTCCCTCT GCCAGTTCCAGAACTTTTCCCTGCACGACCCACTCTATGGAAGACTCTTCAGCACCTACCTACGTCCCCCATATACCCTTCGGGCCAACCCCCAAGCTCCACAGGCCATATCTCACAGCATCCCTACCCCAACGTCCAATGGGACTGTGAACACCTCCAAGCCGAAAAACGAGTGA